A single Blastopirellula retiformator DNA region contains:
- a CDS encoding LamG domain-containing protein, whose amino-acid sequence MSPHPRQRRPASQRRSGIAVVVVLALLSITLAMSYAMMRTQMNASQIERNLHRTGSARHAAHSALAIGVRKMHSGNWQGVGVPLTGSLSDVESYIVTYEAGDAQLTPADPDWQEYPYRITVKATGIAFDPLDPTYKSEYQAEAVVQLVRKQRNDNPAHFTSAQTYTTYLWGTQSNSIEMPVSINGPAHIQGPLDLCTAMPATERPFHGLVDEVAIFDHPISNLSLLFMYLNGNGNNSTMQSQISNQSPSYWWRFNESSSSSATTAPQVGGRTGTYHGGTLPGVTVSGANRAAYFDGESGHLDLGKFELPAGGQFTILAWIAPMSGDSTNEWARIISKATGTSASDHSFMFGFQKGNTNSARLRTHITFGNSAYTNVAAGGDVIPGYWSMVAITYDGSALRFYKNGVYISGYSISGAPGTDPNAKVWIGDNPPGAARTRFLGDLLKMQTAGQGDYRPFTGDIRLNSATNPNSHWLTLSRMLGLNVNFANHSVTSPSEITADAETYQLFPGGKTYTVPSINGNIRDVSFVPSMTDNPLGVLRVQGALDVGDDVTIEGLIITPTANTDIHLSGDGIKLTATTLPAVIGDTTPWELPVIYSRDDVIVDDAQAVVEGAVIAHDQFEIDQGKDDAKFLLSGMLHAQRTAIGTRESWDQFQNKWDDQLDNFVDDTGADADDYFPQWLDDEEDLPLDKNLSISPPAEPKSYYWPDLSRPLYLADPKDAGLVWKYVRRSAGGGG is encoded by the coding sequence ATGAGCCCGCATCCCCGCCAACGCCGACCTGCAAGCCAACGACGATCGGGCATCGCCGTGGTGGTCGTGCTTGCGCTGCTGTCGATCACGCTGGCGATGTCGTACGCGATGATGCGAACCCAGATGAACGCCAGCCAAATCGAGCGCAATCTGCATCGCACCGGCTCGGCGCGGCATGCGGCGCACTCGGCCTTGGCGATCGGCGTGCGCAAGATGCACTCCGGCAACTGGCAAGGGGTCGGCGTTCCGCTGACCGGTTCGCTGAGCGACGTCGAAAGCTACATCGTCACCTATGAAGCGGGAGACGCGCAGCTAACCCCGGCCGATCCGGATTGGCAGGAATACCCCTATCGCATCACGGTCAAAGCGACCGGCATCGCCTTCGATCCGCTCGACCCGACCTACAAGTCGGAATACCAGGCCGAAGCGGTCGTGCAATTGGTCCGCAAACAGCGCAACGACAACCCGGCCCACTTTACCTCGGCCCAGACCTATACGACCTATTTGTGGGGCACGCAGTCAAACTCGATCGAGATGCCCGTTTCGATCAATGGCCCCGCACACATTCAAGGTCCCCTCGACCTTTGCACGGCGATGCCGGCGACCGAACGCCCGTTTCATGGCCTGGTCGACGAGGTGGCGATCTTCGATCATCCGATCAGCAACCTGTCGCTCTTGTTCATGTACCTCAACGGCAACGGCAACAACTCGACCATGCAGTCGCAGATTAGCAATCAGAGTCCCAGCTATTGGTGGCGGTTTAACGAATCGTCATCCAGTTCGGCTACCACCGCGCCGCAAGTGGGTGGACGGACAGGAACCTACCACGGCGGCACATTGCCGGGCGTGACGGTCTCTGGGGCCAACCGGGCCGCTTACTTCGACGGCGAAAGCGGTCACTTGGACCTGGGTAAGTTTGAATTGCCGGCCGGCGGCCAGTTCACGATTTTGGCTTGGATCGCCCCCATGTCCGGCGACTCGACCAACGAGTGGGCCCGCATCATCTCGAAAGCGACCGGCACATCCGCCAGCGATCACTCGTTCATGTTCGGCTTTCAGAAGGGCAACACGAACTCGGCTCGGTTGCGGACGCATATTACCTTTGGCAACTCCGCTTACACCAATGTCGCCGCCGGCGGCGACGTCATCCCCGGCTACTGGTCCATGGTCGCTATCACCTACGATGGTAGCGCGCTTCGCTTTTACAAAAATGGGGTGTATATCTCGGGCTATTCGATCAGCGGCGCCCCCGGGACCGACCCCAACGCCAAAGTCTGGATCGGCGACAATCCGCCTGGCGCCGCCCGCACGCGGTTTCTCGGCGACCTGCTCAAGATGCAAACCGCCGGGCAGGGGGACTATCGCCCCTTTACCGGCGACATTCGCTTGAACTCGGCGACCAACCCCAACTCGCATTGGCTGACGCTGTCGCGGATGCTCGGCCTGAACGTCAATTTCGCCAACCATAGCGTCACGTCGCCATCCGAGATCACCGCCGACGCCGAAACCTACCAGCTCTTCCCCGGCGGCAAGACGTATACCGTGCCCTCGATCAACGGCAACATCCGAGACGTTTCGTTTGTTCCCAGCATGACCGACAATCCGCTGGGAGTCCTCAGAGTGCAAGGCGCACTCGATGTCGGCGACGACGTTACGATCGAAGGCCTGATCATCACCCCCACCGCCAATACCGATATTCATTTGAGCGGGGACGGCATCAAGCTAACCGCGACGACGCTTCCCGCGGTAATTGGCGACACAACCCCCTGGGAGTTGCCGGTAATTTACAGCCGCGACGATGTGATCGTGGACGACGCCCAGGCGGTCGTTGAAGGCGCCGTGATCGCCCACGATCAGTTTGAAATCGACCAGGGGAAAGACGACGCGAAATTTCTTCTGTCCGGCATGTTACATGCCCAGCGAACCGCCATCGGAACCCGCGAATCTTGGGACCAGTTCCAAAACAAGTGGGACGATCAGCTTGATAATTTCGTCGATGATACCGGCGCCGATGCGGACGACTATTTTCCGCAGTGGCTGGATGATGAAGAGGACTTGCCGTTGGACAAGAACCTCTCTATCTCTCCCCCCGCCGAGCCGAAAAGCTACTATTGGCCCGATCTGTCGCGGCCGCTATACCTGGCGGATCCCAAAGACGCTGGGCTGGTCTGGAAATATGTGCGCCGCAGCGCAGGCGGCGGTGGTTAA
- a CDS encoding pilus assembly FimT family protein, translated as MRQAARQRGFTLMELLLVVAIISIVTAVVLPQLAPTFDQQLQGCGEIVVGDLDYARSLAIANGSTYRVTFDVAANSYSLTHVGGNATLDTLPLSPFHNNADDRTQQVTSLADLPHVGVTVSIVGAVITGNTNTPTDFVEFGPLGETTATKPTIIWLRAGRGVDSKYAGVQIHPITGVATLEDSTQTPLEIPES; from the coding sequence ATGCGACAAGCGGCTCGGCAACGTGGTTTTACCTTGATGGAACTGCTGCTGGTGGTGGCGATTATCAGCATCGTCACCGCCGTGGTGTTGCCGCAGCTTGCGCCGACCTTTGATCAACAACTGCAGGGCTGCGGCGAGATTGTCGTCGGCGACCTCGATTATGCCCGCAGTCTGGCGATCGCCAACGGCTCTACCTATCGGGTGACGTTTGACGTCGCGGCCAACAGTTATTCGCTGACGCATGTGGGCGGCAACGCGACGCTCGATACGCTTCCCCTCTCGCCGTTTCATAACAACGCCGACGATCGCACCCAGCAGGTGACCTCCCTGGCCGACCTGCCGCATGTCGGCGTAACCGTTTCAATCGTGGGAGCCGTTATCACCGGCAATACCAACACCCCGACCGACTTCGTCGAATTCGGCCCTTTGGGAGAAACTACGGCTACAAAGCCGACAATCATTTGGCTGCGCGCAGGGCGTGGCGTAGATTCCAAATACGCAGGCGTCCAAATTCACCCGATCACGGGCGTCGCAACTTTGGAAGATTCAACGCAAACCCCTCTGGAAATCCCCGAGTCGTAA
- the pilM gene encoding type IV pilus assembly protein PilM has product MIRLPFNSTGPIGVDIGSRSIKMVQFSADRSSLYEYATYDLPGGSNTEPTGETLQAALHHCLEGRRFRGKDAIVCLGRRDLFLQNIRIPKNETKPLELLVQQEAAGRIPYSVTDAEIRHFATCDVRQGDVAAQEVVVMACHRPTLETRLEAIEAAGLRPLAVDVEPAAILRSYCTQYRRESDVTDRVMYVHIGNATTVVVIAEGDKILFIKYLALGGRQFDEAVEKRLDMSAQQAADLRKHNGDRRRTQQDPEIARSLTEAMRPIVEKLLAELSMCVRYHSVTFRGKPLVRMVLSGGEANEQLVDTLGKRLALDAELGDPLRVYDDAQQIPRRSTWDVAAGLALRET; this is encoded by the coding sequence ATGATCCGCCTTCCTTTCAATTCGACCGGCCCGATCGGAGTCGATATCGGCTCGCGCTCGATCAAAATGGTGCAGTTCAGCGCCGATCGCTCGTCGTTGTACGAATACGCCACCTACGATCTGCCCGGCGGCTCGAATACCGAACCAACCGGCGAGACGCTGCAAGCGGCGCTGCATCACTGTTTGGAAGGACGCCGCTTTCGAGGCAAAGACGCGATCGTATGTCTGGGCCGCCGCGATCTGTTCCTGCAAAACATCCGCATCCCCAAGAACGAAACGAAGCCGCTGGAACTGCTGGTGCAGCAAGAAGCGGCGGGGCGCATTCCCTACTCGGTCACCGACGCCGAGATCCGGCATTTCGCCACCTGCGACGTGCGGCAAGGAGACGTCGCCGCGCAAGAGGTGGTCGTAATGGCCTGCCATCGGCCGACGCTGGAAACCCGCTTGGAAGCGATCGAAGCGGCCGGTCTGCGACCGCTGGCGGTCGATGTCGAGCCGGCCGCGATCCTACGCAGCTACTGCACTCAATATCGCCGCGAATCGGACGTCACCGATCGCGTGATGTACGTCCACATCGGCAACGCCACCACCGTGGTCGTCATCGCCGAAGGGGACAAGATCTTGTTCATCAAGTATCTCGCTCTCGGCGGGCGTCAGTTTGACGAAGCGGTCGAAAAGCGGCTCGATATGTCGGCCCAGCAAGCGGCCGATCTGCGCAAGCACAATGGCGATCGCCGCCGCACGCAGCAAGACCCCGAAATCGCCCGCAGCCTGACCGAAGCGATGCGGCCGATCGTCGAAAAGCTGCTGGCCGAACTTTCGATGTGCGTCCGCTACCATAGCGTCACCTTCCGCGGCAAGCCGCTGGTTCGCATGGTTCTCTCGGGCGGCGAAGCGAACGAACAACTGGTCGATACCCTCGGCAAACGGCTGGCGCTGGACGCCGAATTGGGCGACCCGCTACGAGTCTACGACGACGCGCAACAAATCCCCCGACGCAGCACCTGGGACGTCGCGGCCGGCCTCGCCCTGCGAGAAACCTAA
- the pilO gene encoding type 4a pilus biogenesis protein PilO encodes MADSKFSPKKPTKPRNWRYVALVAVIAVAYAAFVYLPRQRHISKLREEINLMQTTIDSETDLNAQLTEAQKEFDQASQFLSPWHSVSEKDIDAGRVYHLLTAQARAAGAEKLSMVPMPEERHASLVAQPVQIGCQGNFTQIHEMLRRFEQLPYVLWIKNIELAPLAPNENLLQCELTLEFFVDFDGKSG; translated from the coding sequence ATGGCCGACTCGAAATTTTCCCCCAAAAAACCGACGAAACCGCGTAACTGGCGATACGTGGCCCTGGTGGCCGTGATCGCCGTCGCGTACGCGGCGTTCGTCTACTTGCCGCGTCAGCGTCATATCTCGAAGCTTCGCGAAGAGATCAACCTGATGCAGACGACCATCGATTCCGAAACCGACCTCAACGCCCAGTTGACCGAAGCCCAAAAAGAGTTTGATCAGGCCAGCCAGTTCCTTTCGCCCTGGCATTCCGTCTCCGAGAAAGACATCGACGCCGGCCGCGTCTACCATCTGCTGACCGCCCAGGCCCGCGCCGCCGGCGCCGAGAAGCTGAGCATGGTGCCGATGCCCGAAGAGCGTCACGCCAGCCTGGTCGCCCAGCCGGTCCAGATTGGCTGCCAAGGCAACTTCACACAGATTCACGAAATGCTGCGGCGATTTGAGCAGTTACCCTACGTCCTTTGGATAAAGAACATCGAGCTTGCGCCGCTAGCGCCAAATGAGAATTTGCTGCAGTGCGAGCTAACCTTGGAGTTTTTTGTCGATTTTGACGGTAAATCCGGTTAG
- a CDS encoding type II secretion system protein GspD, with translation MQFILRTTVFVLCAIAGVAAAIGLVRYSDDLLDNPLFALPTEVAAVSETTPLDAVPVAAEPTIAARAAPKPAVAPYAPPVTQQVDIESLQKSINDANDRNSENLQFFSKALDSIRDVAQTGINAQNENVANPPVNPANPAAPINGGQFNGGIMAPPPVNGAAPGNLDPLANPNPAPSALPEPNPLPAGPRIIRGEGDDGLTIVIQDTDIREVLEMLSEQGNLNILPTNNVRGTVSASLTKVDVRTALDAILRSTGYITLEEKGFIYVGTPSELHALNNMGDRVQTRIYRPNYVRAVDLQTLLTPLLTPEVGVISVSTAAQVGIEANSNASGGDDFAGTEAVIVRDYEHKLNEIDQAVRELDRRPLQVAIEATILQVNLDDRVNMGVNFEALRNKSTVRLISGMPLSALDNISMTDGGLKFGFLDSSLAVFIDALESFGETSVIASPQLLVLNKQRAEILIGEQQGYISTTVTETASTQSVEFLEIGTQLRLRPFITDDGMVRLEVHPEISDGDVLVENQITLPNKVVTQVTTNVICPDGRTVVIGGLIKSDVGRNGTQIPYLGSIPLIGPAFRQKREDTTRDELIILITPRIVDAGNMPNDGESLQGVFEQQHENMADKMSPLGKTYLGRKYYRLATASWATGDAYSALRYVNLAIHFDPNRLEAAELRNVITQQSGLGDRSVMTHLREGWVPPSPPHPPEISPWHIQQIQTPPPVMMPPPEFIHDVGPVPGHLPGPEVTQQDFAPAPVVTPQDFAAPASPMPQVHQ, from the coding sequence ATGCAATTCATTCTCCGAACGACGGTCTTCGTCTTGTGCGCCATCGCCGGCGTCGCTGCGGCGATAGGTCTGGTGCGCTATTCGGACGATCTGCTCGACAACCCGCTCTTCGCGCTGCCGACCGAAGTCGCCGCCGTCAGCGAAACCACGCCCCTCGACGCTGTGCCGGTCGCTGCTGAGCCAACCATCGCCGCGCGAGCCGCGCCGAAGCCTGCCGTCGCTCCCTATGCGCCGCCGGTAACGCAGCAGGTTGATATCGAAAGCCTGCAAAAGTCGATCAACGACGCCAACGATCGCAATAGCGAGAACCTGCAGTTCTTCTCCAAAGCGCTCGACTCGATCCGTGACGTCGCCCAAACCGGCATCAACGCCCAAAATGAGAATGTCGCCAATCCGCCGGTCAATCCAGCCAATCCCGCCGCGCCGATTAACGGCGGCCAATTCAATGGCGGCATCATGGCCCCGCCGCCAGTCAACGGCGCCGCCCCCGGCAATCTCGATCCTCTGGCCAATCCCAATCCAGCGCCCAGCGCGCTGCCCGAGCCCAATCCGTTGCCGGCCGGCCCCCGCATCATTCGGGGCGAAGGGGACGACGGCCTGACGATCGTCATCCAAGACACCGACATTCGCGAAGTGCTGGAGATGCTCAGCGAACAGGGGAACTTGAACATCCTACCGACCAACAACGTGCGCGGTACCGTCTCGGCGTCGCTTACCAAGGTCGACGTTCGCACCGCGCTCGACGCGATCCTCCGCTCGACCGGCTACATCACGCTGGAAGAGAAGGGCTTCATCTACGTCGGTACGCCGTCCGAACTGCACGCGCTAAATAACATGGGCGACCGAGTCCAGACGCGGATCTATCGTCCCAACTACGTCCGCGCCGTCGACCTGCAAACGTTGCTTACGCCGTTGTTGACGCCCGAAGTCGGCGTGATCAGCGTCTCGACCGCCGCCCAAGTCGGCATCGAAGCGAACAGCAACGCCTCGGGCGGCGACGACTTCGCCGGGACCGAAGCGGTCATCGTCCGCGACTACGAACACAAACTGAACGAAATCGATCAGGCGGTCCGCGAACTCGACCGCCGTCCGCTGCAGGTCGCCATCGAGGCGACGATCTTGCAGGTCAATCTTGACGACCGGGTCAACATGGGCGTCAATTTCGAGGCGCTTCGCAACAAGAGCACCGTCCGGCTGATCTCCGGCATGCCGCTGTCAGCGCTCGATAACATCAGCATGACCGATGGCGGCTTGAAGTTCGGCTTCCTCGACTCGAGCCTGGCCGTTTTCATCGACGCGCTGGAATCGTTCGGCGAGACCAGCGTCATCGCCTCGCCGCAGCTCTTGGTCCTAAACAAGCAGCGGGCCGAGATCTTGATCGGTGAGCAGCAAGGCTATATCAGCACCACCGTGACCGAAACCGCCTCGACGCAGTCGGTTGAATTCCTCGAAATCGGCACCCAGTTGCGTCTGCGCCCCTTCATCACCGACGACGGTATGGTCCGGCTGGAGGTGCACCCCGAAATCTCCGACGGCGACGTGCTGGTCGAAAACCAAATCACGCTCCCCAACAAGGTTGTGACCCAAGTCACCACCAACGTCATCTGCCCCGACGGCAGGACGGTCGTCATCGGCGGCTTGATCAAGAGCGACGTCGGCCGCAACGGCACGCAAATCCCTTACCTGGGCAGCATCCCGCTGATTGGTCCGGCGTTCCGTCAAAAACGGGAAGACACGACCCGCGACGAGTTGATCATCTTGATCACGCCTCGCATCGTCGACGCCGGCAACATGCCCAACGACGGAGAATCCTTACAAGGCGTCTTCGAGCAACAGCACGAGAACATGGCCGACAAGATGTCGCCGCTCGGCAAAACCTATCTGGGCCGCAAGTACTATCGCCTGGCGACCGCTTCGTGGGCGACCGGCGACGCTTACTCGGCCCTGCGATACGTCAACCTGGCGATTCACTTCGATCCCAACCGCCTGGAAGCGGCCGAACTTCGCAACGTCATCACGCAACAATCGGGGCTTGGCGATCGCTCGGTCATGACCCATCTCCGCGAAGGCTGGGTTCCCCCCAGTCCGCCCCATCCGCCCGAGATCTCACCCTGGCATATTCAACAGATCCAAACGCCGCCGCCGGTGATGATGCCGCCGCCCGAGTTCATCCATGACGTAGGCCCTGTGCCTGGTCACTTGCCTGGCCCCGAAGTGACGCAGCAAGATTTCGCTCCGGCGCCGGTCGTCACCCCGCAAGATTTCGCCGCTCCCGCGTCCCCTATGCCCCAGGTGCACCAATGA
- a CDS encoding tetratricopeptide repeat protein: MSLRHCLFPLLLCGAIGCSHLPGWSDSLMHPGRDLEERKAELADSLAQRGAKARLRTAQAHFANGDTAKCRKQVEETLELQPDSIPALQMAAEVALAEDRGEDAIGYYRRLVALRPGDAQTQHLLGVVLEMEGKVIEANEHFLRASQLEPNNPVYRMSQIPTSPPIYH; the protein is encoded by the coding sequence ATGAGCCTTCGTCATTGCCTGTTTCCGCTGCTGTTGTGCGGCGCGATCGGTTGTTCGCACCTGCCAGGCTGGAGCGACTCTCTGATGCATCCAGGCCGAGACCTGGAAGAGCGCAAGGCCGAGCTGGCCGACTCCCTGGCGCAGCGAGGGGCCAAAGCCCGCTTGAGAACCGCCCAGGCTCACTTCGCCAACGGCGATACCGCCAAGTGCCGCAAGCAAGTTGAAGAGACGCTTGAGCTGCAGCCCGACTCGATTCCGGCCTTACAGATGGCGGCCGAAGTCGCCCTGGCCGAAGATCGCGGCGAAGATGCGATCGGCTACTATCGCCGGTTGGTCGCGCTGCGCCCCGGCGATGCCCAAACGCAACATCTGCTGGGCGTCGTCCTCGAAATGGAAGGGAAAGTGATCGAAGCGAACGAACACTTTCTCCGCGCCTCGCAGCTCGAGCCCAACAATCCCGTCTATCGCATGAGTCAGATTCCGACTTCGCCCCCTATCTATCACTAG
- a CDS encoding AAA family ATPase yields the protein MRRARIQKFQTRMRQLQKELRAKETAEQLAADRTKIIERLDALTADDSASKDIDFFRSDVGGGDEAKETHRTLSTAEMLAEKKPQEWLFPNLLTKNEPAVIVGPSKTLKSSLAVDLCAALATGGKFLGEFAAEKVFRVGFVGADNKQSQLTDLAVRWSAARKENPTLDNLQWFMAVEEPATPEHLESLREWIEKFQLEVVVIDPLRLGSTNKRKQAEAIQTLVKTISKAGATPILCVQTRKEMKPGKLDASILAGSLDFAQQWLLVNRREAFESGSGQHKLWLSIGGYAGQGGEWGVDIDEGKLTDDGGRRWNVTLREATEIEAAAKQAKEDVKFEKLESQLRRVLLDAGENGLCKYNIRSNSGMSGSKFGPTWDRMMTAGKIVEMPKEPHSTLKRYTLPPENEKNETERSSRSRRVRCADHEPAQQA from the coding sequence ATGCGCCGAGCCCGAATTCAGAAGTTTCAAACCCGGATGCGTCAGTTGCAGAAAGAGCTGCGAGCGAAGGAAACTGCCGAACAACTCGCCGCCGACCGAACGAAAATCATCGAGCGGCTCGACGCGTTGACCGCCGACGATTCCGCTTCCAAGGATATCGACTTCTTCCGCAGCGATGTCGGCGGCGGTGATGAAGCGAAAGAGACGCATCGCACGCTCTCGACTGCCGAAATGCTCGCCGAGAAAAAGCCGCAGGAGTGGCTCTTCCCGAATTTGCTCACCAAGAACGAACCGGCCGTGATCGTTGGGCCGAGCAAGACATTGAAGAGTTCACTGGCGGTCGATCTCTGCGCGGCGCTCGCGACCGGCGGCAAGTTTTTGGGAGAGTTCGCCGCCGAAAAAGTGTTCCGCGTCGGCTTTGTTGGCGCCGACAACAAGCAGTCGCAGCTCACCGACTTGGCGGTGCGGTGGAGCGCCGCGCGCAAAGAAAACCCAACGCTCGACAACCTGCAGTGGTTCATGGCGGTCGAGGAGCCGGCGACTCCAGAGCACCTCGAGAGCTTGCGAGAGTGGATCGAGAAGTTTCAGCTCGAAGTCGTCGTGATCGATCCGCTGCGTCTTGGCTCCACCAACAAACGCAAGCAGGCCGAAGCAATTCAAACGCTCGTGAAAACCATTTCGAAAGCTGGCGCCACGCCGATCCTCTGCGTGCAGACTCGCAAAGAAATGAAACCGGGCAAGCTGGACGCCTCGATCTTGGCCGGCAGTCTCGACTTCGCCCAGCAATGGCTATTGGTGAATCGCCGCGAAGCGTTTGAGTCGGGTAGCGGGCAGCACAAACTCTGGCTGTCGATCGGCGGCTACGCCGGGCAAGGTGGCGAGTGGGGCGTTGATATCGACGAGGGTAAACTGACCGATGACGGAGGCCGGCGGTGGAACGTCACTCTTCGCGAAGCGACCGAGATCGAAGCCGCCGCGAAGCAGGCGAAAGAAGACGTGAAGTTCGAAAAGCTCGAGTCCCAACTTCGCCGCGTCCTGCTCGATGCTGGTGAAAACGGCCTCTGCAAATACAACATCCGCAGCAACAGCGGCATGAGCGGCAGCAAATTCGGCCCGACCTGGGACCGGATGATGACGGCGGGGAAGATCGTCGAGATGCCGAAAGAACCCCATTCGACGCTCAAGCGATATACGTTGCCGCCGGAGAACGAAAAAAATGAAACGGAGCGGTCCAGTCGTAGTCGTAGGGTCCGCTGTGCGGACCACGAACCTGCTCAACAAGCATGA
- a CDS encoding DUF1501 domain-containing protein, producing the protein MKDNPGPRDFLATIYHHLGIDGRKVFIKDLNGRPTPIVDRGQPIPELIS; encoded by the coding sequence ATGAAAGATAACCCAGGCCCCCGCGATTTCCTGGCGACGATCTACCACCACCTCGGCATCGATGGCCGCAAAGTCTTCATCAAAGACCTCAACGGCCGCCCGACCCCAATCGTCGACCGAGGCCAGCCGATCCCAGAATTGATCTCGTAG
- a CDS encoding sulfatase family protein: protein MLRTLILTAAALLSVVAGSSQLSAADAKLPNIVVIFIDDMGYADIAPFGATAYPTPHLDAMAKEGTVCTDFYVTQAVCSASRCGLLTGCYNNRVGILGALGPGAKHGLNPDETTLAEICKQKGYATAAYGKWHLGHHEEFLPLQHGFDDYVGLPYSNDMWPYHPRLRNKPLEQRKKTYPDLPLISKNEVIDEEVTPEDQKNLTTLYTEKAVEFIDDHAKEPFFLYVPHSMVHVPLYVSDKFAGKSGAGLFGDVVMEVDWSVGQIIEALHRNKVDDNTLVIFTSDNGPWLSYGDHAGSAGPLREGKGTMWDGGCREPTIFWMPGQIPAGKSVSTPMMTIDILPTVAELIGAKLPDHKIDGKNIWPIVTGQPGAKSPHEAYYFYYGDQLQAIRSGKWKLHFPHGYRTMNGRPGGKGGIPTNYEQASTGLALYNLESDIGETTDVKDSHPDVVARLQKLADEARADLGDSLTKTKGSGLRPPGRVK, encoded by the coding sequence ATGCTTCGCACACTTATTCTGACGGCCGCGGCCCTGCTGTCGGTCGTCGCTGGTTCGTCTCAACTTTCCGCCGCAGACGCCAAGCTGCCCAACATCGTCGTCATCTTTATTGACGACATGGGCTACGCCGATATCGCCCCGTTTGGCGCCACCGCCTATCCGACGCCGCACCTGGACGCGATGGCGAAAGAGGGGACGGTCTGCACCGACTTTTACGTCACCCAGGCCGTTTGCTCGGCTTCGCGCTGCGGGCTACTGACCGGCTGCTACAACAACCGGGTCGGCATCCTGGGCGCCCTCGGCCCCGGCGCCAAACATGGCCTCAACCCGGACGAGACGACCCTGGCCGAAATCTGCAAGCAGAAGGGTTACGCCACCGCCGCCTACGGCAAATGGCACCTGGGACATCACGAAGAGTTCCTGCCGCTGCAGCATGGCTTTGACGACTATGTCGGCCTGCCGTACTCCAACGACATGTGGCCCTATCATCCTCGTCTGCGCAACAAGCCCCTCGAACAACGCAAGAAGACTTATCCCGACCTGCCGCTGATCTCGAAGAACGAAGTGATCGACGAAGAGGTGACGCCCGAAGATCAGAAGAACCTGACGACCCTCTACACCGAGAAAGCGGTCGAGTTCATTGATGATCACGCTAAGGAGCCATTCTTCCTGTACGTGCCCCACTCGATGGTCCACGTGCCGCTGTATGTCTCCGACAAGTTTGCCGGCAAGTCGGGCGCCGGCTTGTTTGGCGACGTGGTGATGGAAGTCGACTGGTCGGTTGGTCAGATTATCGAGGCGCTTCACCGCAACAAGGTTGACGACAACACGCTGGTGATCTTCACTTCGGACAATGGCCCGTGGCTTTCGTACGGTGATCATGCCGGTTCGGCCGGACCGCTGCGAGAAGGGAAGGGGACGATGTGGGACGGCGGCTGCCGCGAACCGACGATCTTTTGGATGCCGGGCCAGATTCCGGCCGGCAAGAGCGTCAGCACGCCGATGATGACGATCGACATCTTGCCGACCGTCGCCGAGTTAATTGGCGCCAAGCTGCCCGATCATAAGATTGACGGCAAGAACATCTGGCCGATCGTTACTGGCCAGCCGGGCGCCAAGAGCCCGCACGAAGCGTACTACTTCTACTATGGCGATCAGTTGCAAGCGATCCGCAGCGGCAAGTGGAAGCTGCACTTCCCGCATGGCTACCGCACCATGAATGGTCGCCCCGGCGGCAAGGGTGGCATTCCGACCAACTACGAACAGGCCAGCACCGGACTGGCGCTGTACAACCTGGAAAGCGACATCGGCGAAACGACCGACGTAAAGGATTCGCACCCCGACGTCGTCGCCCGACTACAGAAACTGGCGGACGAAGCGCGAGCCGATCTGGGCGATAGCCTGACCAAGACGAAAGGCTCAGGCCTGCGTCCGCCGGGCCGCGTGAAATGA